The proteins below are encoded in one region of Archocentrus centrarchus isolate MPI-CPG fArcCen1 chromosome 13, fArcCen1, whole genome shotgun sequence:
- the LOC115790915 gene encoding 4F2 cell-surface antigen heavy chain: MPVNAGNIGYGNVPVSASETAPLLIPEPASLWKPMTKEELEAADGPGWRKVRFYLVLLFWLAWVAMLTTSAAIIIKSSQPVAEPLKWWQKSLFYQVQADQWTEEQAEGSEGIYVHEQLPYLRSLGIGALILRGVFDVEVSPSNLTATDANFGTLAWMQHLLSESRKADLKIVLDLCELDLLGPQDVGGNLSAATQRALHFWLEHGVSGFVICDTDAAYSEKTLLEWRGVFGEFSSREEERIVVVNQTADVLRPLNGSGQINITLVDVVMRSILPHSHHLLSAQEVASAIQTNLQTRGDDIWPSWTVAGKTSDELRKLLLVLVMTLPGSPTIQDDNKMEKTKDKGEKNRAAVQLFSSLSFSRAREEALQCGSFTFLPFNTSLSSNSSCVPPLCPPILAFLRSWGCAHFLVLLNVGPEPHTLDPTWASRLPEAGMFVASTGMDRFGSASLYTLRLQPYEAIVIKLFEAGSHS, translated from the exons ATGCCTGTGAATGCAGGGAATATAGGTTATGGCAATGTGCCGGTGAGCGCCTCAGAGACGGCCCCTCTGCTCATACCCGAGCCCGCCTCTCTGTGGAAGCCCATGACGAAAGAGGAGCTGGAGGCTGCTGACGGGCCGGGATGGAGGAAAGTGCGCTTTTACTTGGTGCTGCTGTTCTGGCTTGCCTGGGTGGCCATGCTTACCACCTCCGCCGCCATCATAATAAAGAGCTCCCAGCCCGTTGCAGAACCGCTGAAGTGGTGGCAGAAGTCTCTGTTCTACCAGGTGCAGGCCGACCAGTGGACGGAGGAGCAGGCCGAGGGGTCAGAGGGCATCTACG TGCATGAGCAGCTTCCCTACCTCAGGTCTTTGGGTATAGGGGCTCTAATCCTGAGGGGTGTGTTTGATGTTGAGGTCTCTCCTTCAAACCTCACTGCCACTGATGCAAACTTTGGTACGCTTGCTTGGATGCAACATCTACTCAGTGAGAGCCGCAAAGCAG ATCTCAAAATTGTGTTAGACTTGTGTGAACTGGATCTGTTGGGACCTCAGGATGTAGGTGGAAACCTCTCTGCAGCCACACAG CGTGCACTCCACTTCTGGTTGGAGCATGGCGTGTCAGGCTTTGTTATCTGTGACACTGATGCAGCATATTCAGAAAAG ACTCTGCTGGAGTGGAGAGGTGTCTTTGGGGAATTCAGCAGTCGTGAAGAGGAAAG GATCGTGGTAGTAAATCAGACAGCAGATGTTCTGCGTCCACTAAATGGTTCCGGTCAGATCAACATTACATTGGTGGATGTGGTCATGAGGTCCATTCTGCCACATTCACATCACCTCCTGTCTGCACAGGAAGTGGCTAGTGCTATACAGACAAACCTGCAAACAAGAGGAGATGATATATGGCCCAGCTGGACA gtTGCAGGTAAAACCTCTGATGAACTGAGGAAGTTACTTCTGGTGTTGGTGATGACTCTGCCAGGATCACCAACAATCCAGGATGATAACAAGATGGAGAAAACAAAG gacaagggggaaaaaaaccgtGCAGCTGTTCAGCTCTTCTCCTCCCTCAGCTTCTCCAGAGCCAGAGAAGAAGCTCTTCAGTGTGGTAGTTTCACCTTCCTTCCTTTCAACACATCGTTGTCCTCAAACTCCTCTTGTGTCCCTCCTTTATGTCCCCCAATCCTTGCCTTCCTGCGCTCCTGGGGTTGTGCCCATTTCCTTGTTCTGCTCAATGTTGGGCCTGAGCCTCACACCCTGGACCCTACCTGGGCCTCGAGGTTGCCTGAAGCTGGAATGTTTGTAGCAAGCACGGGAATGGATCGTTTTGGGTCAGCGTCTCTCtacactctcagactgcagccCTACGAAGCCATTGTAATCAAACTTTTTGAGGCCGGAAGCCATTCGTAG
- the ppm1na gene encoding protein phosphatase, Mg2+/Mn2+ dependent, 1Na (putative), translating into MRTARRASNVEVPSFLRQLVKETEKMVTFFFKGGSRETGPGEEDSLDENDAMPSPYLERPILEKYVSEGGSHLGLNYAVASMQGWRAQMEDAHTCMPQLRGELRDWGYFAVFDGHAGTTVAQYCARHLLDHLLATGGIKTNEDPEQVKEGIREGFLDIDRQMHKMARQDSWDRSGSTAAAVLISPRHVYFINCGDSRTLLCHDSQVVFYTEDHKPFNPREKERIQNAGGSVTLQRINGSLAVSRALGDFDFKEVDWRSQTEQLVSPEPEVYELERTPEDEFLILACDGVWDAIGNEELCAFVRNRLQVCDDLREICTQVIDLCLYKGSLDNISIIIVCFSGAPQVSQEALQQEAELEQQIDMKVEEIIQMMRSRDEDPDLLYVIKFLAAEAMPGLPPGGGITSKRDCIISAYQKHVMALRTQEPMDIEGSEEDSN; encoded by the exons ATGAGGACGGCAAGGCGGGCCAGCAATGTGGAGGTTCCCTCCTTCCTACGACAGCtggtgaaagagacagagaagatgGTCACCTTCTTCTTCAAAGGGGGGTCCAGGGAGACAGGACCTGGGGAGGAGGACAGTTTGGATGAGAATGATGCAATGCCCAGTCCGTACCTGGAACGGCCCATCTTGGAGAAGTATGTGTCAGAGGGGGGATCTCATTTGGGGTTGAACTATGCTGTGGCTAGCATGCAGGGTTGGAGGGCTCAGATGGAGGATGCGCACACCTGTATGCCCCAGCTGAGAGGAGAGCTGCGAGACTGGGGATACTTTGCTGTTTTTGATGGGCACGCGGGCACCACAGTGGCACAGTACTGTGCCAGACACCTGTTGGATCATCTCCTGGCTACAG GTGGGATCAAAACAAACGAGGACCCCGAGCAAGTAAAGGAGGGCATCCGTGAGGGCTTCCTAGACATTGATCGTCAGATGCACAAAATGGCACGTCAGGACAGCTGGGACCGAAGTGGCTCCACCGCAGCAGCTGTCCTGATTTCACCACGCCACGTTTACTTTATCAACTGCGGGGACTCCCGCACCCTGCTCTGCCACGACAGCCAGGTGGTCTTCTACACTGAGGACCACAAGCCGTTCAACCCCAGAGAAAAGGAGCGGATCCAGAACGCTGGAGGCTCGGTGACCCTGCAGAGAATCAATGGCTCGCTGGCAGTTTCCAGAGCGCTGGGAGACTTTGACTTCAAGGAGGTGGACTGGAGGTCGCAGACAGAGCAACTCGTGTCACCAGAGCCAGAGGTGTACGAGCTGGAGAGGACGCCTGAAGACGAGTTCCTAATTCTAGCCTGTGATGGTGTGTGGGACGCCATTGGAAATGAGGAACTGTGTGCCTTTGTGCGCAATCGTCTGCAGGTGTGCGATGACCTGAGGGAGATTTGCACCCAGGTCATTGACCTCTGTCTCTATAAG GGCAGCCTGGATAATATCAGCATCATCATTGTCTGCTTCTCTGGCGCCCCCCAGGTGTCACAGGAGGCACTGCAGCAAGAGGCAGAGCTTGAGCAACAGATTGATATGAAAGTGGAAG AAATTATCCAGATGATGAGGTCCAGAGATGAGGACCCTGACCTTCTGTATGTGATCAAATTCCTGGCAGCAGAAGCGATGCCAGGGCTTCCCCCAGGAGGAGGCATCACCAGCAA GCGAGACTGCATCATCTCAGCATATCAGAAACATGTCATGGCTCTAAGGACTCAGGAGCCTATG GACATTGAAGGATCAGAGGAAGACTCAAACTAA